A stretch of the Neodiprion lecontei isolate iyNeoLeco1 chromosome 4, iyNeoLeco1.1, whole genome shotgun sequence genome encodes the following:
- the LOC107226675 gene encoding glycine-rich RNA-binding protein 3, mitochondrial, giving the protein MWKVRVLGLLVLGCCGVVFVSGESVQTEGATAANDGDMVTLSTELKPPPLPAAGEHRGIAYLVNLFAVRNKTTDTSEENGENTLVDNSPEIIGPLASVLLVVDEEDDEKVTSEDLAGNLGGNYATVKSSNSNEAPKGTEVRDVVGDKPKKTKKIRSKRTLYKKYGGYGGYPSGGGGGYGGYPSGGGGGYGGYPTGSYGGGGGYGAVGIPVFVVPVGVYGGGGGGGGRGKGHHGGGGGGGNYGGGGYYPVGGGRGGGSQASAQASAQSSSWSY; this is encoded by the exons ATGTGGAAAGTTCGAGTACTGGGTCTACTGGTGCTGGGATGCTGTGGCGTCGTCTTTGTTTCCGGTGAATCAGTTCAAACGGAAG gTGCGACTGCTGCGAATGATGGCGATATGGTAACACTGTCCACCGAACTCAAGCCCCCGCCACTTCCGGCTGCGGGTGAACACCGCGGAATCGCTTACCTGGTCAATCTCTTCGCTGTCAGAAACAAAACTACTGACACCTCCGaggaaaatggtgaaaatacCCTGGTCGATAACAGCCCGGAAATCATCG GACCCTTAGCTTCTGTACTTCTTGTTGTTGACGAAGAAGATGATGAAAAAGTCACTTCAGAAGACCTAGCCGGGAATTTGGGAGGCAACTATGCTACGGTTAAAAGTTCCAATTCAAACGAAGCGCCGAAGGGGACCGAAGTCCGCGATGTCGTAGGAGATAAACCcaaaaagacgaagaagatCCGTAGCAAGAGAACACTATACAAAAAATACGGCGGATACGGTGGCTACCCTAGCGGAGGTGGTGGCGGATATGGTGGCTACCCTAGCGGCGGTGGTGGCGGATATGGTGGCTACCCCACTGGTTCGTATGGTG GAGGGGGTGGATATGGTGCTGTTGGAATCCCCGTATTTGTTGTGCCTGTTGGCGTGTatggcggcggcggcggcggcggaggTCGGGGCAAAGGACACCACGGAGGTGGGGGCGGAGGTGGAAACTATGGAGGTGGTGGATATTACCCAGTAGGAGGAGGAAG GGGTGGTGGCTCTCAAGCCTCGGCACAAGCTTCAGCTCAGTCGTCTAGCTGGTCGTATTAG